The proteins below come from a single Dasypus novemcinctus isolate mDasNov1 chromosome 22, mDasNov1.1.hap2, whole genome shotgun sequence genomic window:
- the C22H6orf52 gene encoding putative uncharacterized protein C6orf52 homolog, with protein sequence MAAQESGAGFDVAQQNDYYWYWHRVKLEIQPRPSYPCCDNWYEQRPSHGYLLSGHSYDRAAEGSGQSLLSAHDTPGRPVEGVTALPENQDEDPLEDPNLHLNVEELNKEFMVKSEELYDSLMNCHWQPLDTIYSKIPDEIPK encoded by the exons ATGGCTGCCCAGGAGAGCGGTGCAGGTTTTGACGTAGCTCAACAAAATGATTATTACTGGTACTGGCACAG GGTGAAGTTGGAGATCCAGCCGCGCCCGAGCTACCCCTGCTGTGACAACTGGTACGAGCAGCGGCCCAGCCACGGCTATTTGCTCTCCGGCCACAGCTATGACCGCGCAGCAGAGGGGAGTGGACAAAGCCTTCTGTCTGCACACGACACCCCTGGACGCCCAGTTGAG GGAGTCACAGCTCTGCCTGAAAACCAAGACGAAGACCCGCTAGAAG ATCCAAATCTTCACTTGAATGTCGAGGAATTAAACAAGGAGTTTATGGTGAAAAGTGAAGAACTCTATGATTCCCTCATGAATTGCCACTGGCAACCTCTGGATACAATTTACTCTAAAATCCCAGATGAGATTCCAAAGTGA